Proteins found in one Plodia interpunctella isolate USDA-ARS_2022_Savannah chromosome 24, ilPloInte3.2, whole genome shotgun sequence genomic segment:
- the wfs1 gene encoding wolframin isoform X4 — protein sequence MPVGRKRWNLHGPQGSLRRLRNQLAEDGCAESQVVLAKQLLEEKCELEADKISNFKQALEWLICATEQAHPEARRMLRRCIRSGVISEDSAAIVRAKSCLAASRQETVARKAARDLFASLSNGEQYITTAQLERRIREICSTTLRKRPDDDSPDEEPEEPRALHDEQALEPSLKAGDIPHTNGTIRTAVTDEECPERCPTNEEIRNLTVDNLVTAAVDYCQGELPLVSYELTLTDPGLKCLDHIPLLHQAFLHPVVFLQVLYLKLLYYFANFSFRLSNIELSLLLIAYLSVNTDSLYHLVPLVLYYVSFVAMVICTFKMLHAKKQFIDFRKWSGLFLRYSDGNLQPDESENLFVRNNLSPFIQFFMALFINLFLYPFIATQWVPFSEFCVLSFFFMFLTLFSFGTDSESYPDILALLSFGINVLAKYPYEKDTVVHQGWRFLDLYISNYPSYILGNSIEFCLNSRVFFSLIIPMILVGMARRRNWQGFFKYALPHCVTLSWLQMFIMCSHGCTTYGLIRGTLGLVCSFLFLPLIGFATVTLPVFAFLQYITLSRVFYTMTVVVGFGLSLAVTCFLAKSEATKKFVTPFQLVIGLITLIYFGNQFVTNIQDDGLPTGLIELIGDEKSSFRNLLKNEFITDYDDSTYHISWEDYYNQCNSPSWTDYNAATTQIKCSVLEGANVNWEGYVKEVKLTSVVNRWNAFASWLPSILTEYFKCYYGEEYAAWCGIGNQFSLKECEFIMNSARHTGKICHLNNMDEYTYEVKLLMDTSTGLLSRHAEISVIFDHYFSNFTRQLRAKDKIRFKGVLINEPGTYNIGAQDFKIQGHEIHCVECKNNRGTISSNAPVTSKFSELFKTIVNDCVVSTKYILNFLLNPVIVFK from the exons ATGCCCGTGGGCAGAAAACGATGGAATCTTC ATGGACCACAAGGGTCTCTCCGGAGGCTTCGTAACCAACTTGCGGAGGATGGCTGTGCTGAATCTCAGGTTGTCTTGGCCAAACAGCTCTTGGAAGAAAAATGTG aattagaagcagataaaatatctaattttaagCAAGCATTGGAGTGGTTGATATGTGCCACTGAGCAGGCTCACCCTGAAGCTAGGAGGATGTTGAGAAG GTGTATCCGGAGCGGTGTTATATCTGAGGATAGCGCAGCGATCGTGCGCGCCAAGTCGTGCCTCGCCGCCAGCCGGCAGGAGACCGTCGCCAGGAAAGCTGCCAGGGACCTGTTTGCTAG TTTATCAAACGGTGAGCAGTACATAACGACGGCGCAGTTGGAGCGGCGCATCAGGGAGATATGTAGCACCACGCTCAGGAAACGGCCAGACGACGACTCCCCTGATGAGGAACCGG AAGAACCTCGCGCACTACATGATGAGCAAGCATTGGAGCCGTCACTGAAGGCGGGAGACATTCCTCACACAAACGGCACAATTCGAACTGCTGTCACAGATGAAG aatgcCCAGAAAGGTGTCCAACAAACGAGGAAATCCGGAACCTAACAGTAGACAATCTAGTCACAGCCGCAGTAGACTACTGCCAGGGGGAACTACCCCTGGTCTCCTACGAACTCACCCTCACAGACCCCGGGCTAAAATGTCTCGACCACATCCCCCTACTTCACCAGGCATTCCTTCACCCTGTAGTTTTCTTACAAGTCTTATACCTAAAACTCCTATATTACTTCGCGAATTTCTCATTCAGATTGTCCAACATCGAACTTTCCTTACTCCTCATAGCGTACCTTTCAGTCAACACTGACAGTCTATACCACTTAGTACCTTTAGTGCTGTACTATGTCAGTTTCGTGGCGATGGTTATTTGTACGTTCAAAATGCTGCACGCGAAAAAACAGTTCATTGACTTCAGGAAATGGTCCGGACTCTTTTTGAGGTATAGTGATGGGAACTTGCAACCGGACGAATCGGAAAATCTCTTTGTCAGAAACAACTTGAGTCCGTTTATTCAGTTCTTTATGGCGTTGTTCATTAATCTGTTCCTTTACCCTTTCATTGCTACGCAGTGGGTGCCATTTTCGGAATTCTGTGTCCTGTCCTTCTTTTTTATGTTCCTGACATTATTCTCTTTTGGCACTGACAGCGAATCGTATCCCGACATACTAGCGTTGCTGTCCTTTGGTATAAATGTGTTGGCGAAATATCCGTACGAGAAAGACACTGTTGTGCACCAAGGCTGGAGATTCCTCGACTTGTATATATCGAATTATCCTTCTTACATATTAGGGAATAGCATCGAGTTTTGCTTGAACTCTCGCGTGTTTTTCTCATTAATAATTCCTATGATCCTGGTAGGGATGGCGCGTCGGAGAAATTGGCAGGGCTTCTTTAAATATGCATTACCGCATTGTGTAACGTTAAGTTGGCTGCAGATGTTTATAATGTGTTCCCATGGGTGTACTACGTACGGTTTGATTAGGGGGACTCTGGGTTTGGTTTGTTCGTTCCTTTTCTTGCCCTTGATCGGCTTTGCGACGGTGACGTTGCCTGTGTTCGCGTTCTTGCAGTACATAACGTTGTCGAGAGTGTTCTACACGATGACTGTTGTCGTAGGGTTTGGTCTAAGTTTGGCTGTGACGTGTTTTCTGGCGAAATCTGAAGCTACAAAGAAATTTGTCACGCCTTTTCAG CTCGTAATCGGCCTAATAACCTTAATTTACTTTGGCAACCAATTCGTAACCAACATTCAAGACGACGGTCTCCCCACAGGCCTCATAGAACTAATAGGAGACGAGAAGTCCAGCTTTCGAAATCTCCTCAAAAATGAATTCATAACTGACTACGACGACAGCACATACCACATAAGTTGGGAGGATTATTACAACCAATGCAACTCTCCATCTTGGACGGATTATAACGCGGCGACTACGCAAATCAAATGTTCAGTGTTAGAAGGCGCCAACGTAAATTGGGAGGGTTATGTTAAAGAGGTGAAATTGACGAGTGTGGTGAATCGATGGAACGCCTTCGCGTCATGGTTGCCTAGTATTTTGacggaatattttaaatgttattatggAGAGGAGTATGCGGCGTGGTGCGGCATTGGCAATCAGTTTTCTCTAAAGGAGTGCGAGTTTATTATGAATTCTGCGAGGCACACGGGCAAGATCTGTCATTTGAACAATATGGATGA ATACACCTATGAAGTGAAACTTCTAATGGATACGAGCACTGGCCTCCTATCGCGTCACGCAGAAATATCAGTCATATTCGACCATTACTTTTCAAACTTCACGCGCCAACTGCGAGCCAAAGACAAAATCCGTTTCAAAGGCGTTCTAATCAACGAACCAGGGACATACAACATCGGTGCCCAGGACTTCAAAATCCAAGGCCACGAGATACATTGCGTAGAATGCAAGAACAACAGGGGTACTATCAGTTCAAATGCACCAGTGACCTCCAAATTCTCAGAGCTCTTCAAAACGATCGTCAACGACTGTGTTGTGTccacgaaatatattttgaatttcttGTTGAATCCAGTGattgtgtttaaataa
- the wfs1 gene encoding wolframin isoform X3: protein MPVGRKRWNLHDGPQGSLRRLRNQLAEDGCAESQVVLAKQLLEEKCELEADKISNFKQALEWLICATEQAHPEARRMLRRCIRSGVISEDSAAIVRAKSCLAASRQETVARKAARDLFASLSNGEQYITTAQLERRIREICSTTLRKRPDDDSPDEEPEEPRALHDEQALEPSLKAGDIPHTNGTIRTAVTDEECPERCPTNEEIRNLTVDNLVTAAVDYCQGELPLVSYELTLTDPGLKCLDHIPLLHQAFLHPVVFLQVLYLKLLYYFANFSFRLSNIELSLLLIAYLSVNTDSLYHLVPLVLYYVSFVAMVICTFKMLHAKKQFIDFRKWSGLFLRYSDGNLQPDESENLFVRNNLSPFIQFFMALFINLFLYPFIATQWVPFSEFCVLSFFFMFLTLFSFGTDSESYPDILALLSFGINVLAKYPYEKDTVVHQGWRFLDLYISNYPSYILGNSIEFCLNSRVFFSLIIPMILVGMARRRNWQGFFKYALPHCVTLSWLQMFIMCSHGCTTYGLIRGTLGLVCSFLFLPLIGFATVTLPVFAFLQYITLSRVFYTMTVVVGFGLSLAVTCFLAKSEATKKFVTPFQLVIGLITLIYFGNQFVTNIQDDGLPTGLIELIGDEKSSFRNLLKNEFITDYDDSTYHISWEDYYNQCNSPSWTDYNAATTQIKCSVLEGANVNWEGYVKEVKLTSVVNRWNAFASWLPSILTEYFKCYYGEEYAAWCGIGNQFSLKECEFIMNSARHTGKICHLNNMDEYTYEVKLLMDTSTGLLSRHAEISVIFDHYFSNFTRQLRAKDKIRFKGVLINEPGTYNIGAQDFKIQGHEIHCVECKNNRGTISSNAPVTSKFSELFKTIVNDCVVSTKYILNFLLNPVIVFK, encoded by the exons ATGCCCGTGGGCAGAAAACGATGGAATCTTCATG ATGGACCACAAGGGTCTCTCCGGAGGCTTCGTAACCAACTTGCGGAGGATGGCTGTGCTGAATCTCAGGTTGTCTTGGCCAAACAGCTCTTGGAAGAAAAATGTG aattagaagcagataaaatatctaattttaagCAAGCATTGGAGTGGTTGATATGTGCCACTGAGCAGGCTCACCCTGAAGCTAGGAGGATGTTGAGAAG GTGTATCCGGAGCGGTGTTATATCTGAGGATAGCGCAGCGATCGTGCGCGCCAAGTCGTGCCTCGCCGCCAGCCGGCAGGAGACCGTCGCCAGGAAAGCTGCCAGGGACCTGTTTGCTAG TTTATCAAACGGTGAGCAGTACATAACGACGGCGCAGTTGGAGCGGCGCATCAGGGAGATATGTAGCACCACGCTCAGGAAACGGCCAGACGACGACTCCCCTGATGAGGAACCGG AAGAACCTCGCGCACTACATGATGAGCAAGCATTGGAGCCGTCACTGAAGGCGGGAGACATTCCTCACACAAACGGCACAATTCGAACTGCTGTCACAGATGAAG aatgcCCAGAAAGGTGTCCAACAAACGAGGAAATCCGGAACCTAACAGTAGACAATCTAGTCACAGCCGCAGTAGACTACTGCCAGGGGGAACTACCCCTGGTCTCCTACGAACTCACCCTCACAGACCCCGGGCTAAAATGTCTCGACCACATCCCCCTACTTCACCAGGCATTCCTTCACCCTGTAGTTTTCTTACAAGTCTTATACCTAAAACTCCTATATTACTTCGCGAATTTCTCATTCAGATTGTCCAACATCGAACTTTCCTTACTCCTCATAGCGTACCTTTCAGTCAACACTGACAGTCTATACCACTTAGTACCTTTAGTGCTGTACTATGTCAGTTTCGTGGCGATGGTTATTTGTACGTTCAAAATGCTGCACGCGAAAAAACAGTTCATTGACTTCAGGAAATGGTCCGGACTCTTTTTGAGGTATAGTGATGGGAACTTGCAACCGGACGAATCGGAAAATCTCTTTGTCAGAAACAACTTGAGTCCGTTTATTCAGTTCTTTATGGCGTTGTTCATTAATCTGTTCCTTTACCCTTTCATTGCTACGCAGTGGGTGCCATTTTCGGAATTCTGTGTCCTGTCCTTCTTTTTTATGTTCCTGACATTATTCTCTTTTGGCACTGACAGCGAATCGTATCCCGACATACTAGCGTTGCTGTCCTTTGGTATAAATGTGTTGGCGAAATATCCGTACGAGAAAGACACTGTTGTGCACCAAGGCTGGAGATTCCTCGACTTGTATATATCGAATTATCCTTCTTACATATTAGGGAATAGCATCGAGTTTTGCTTGAACTCTCGCGTGTTTTTCTCATTAATAATTCCTATGATCCTGGTAGGGATGGCGCGTCGGAGAAATTGGCAGGGCTTCTTTAAATATGCATTACCGCATTGTGTAACGTTAAGTTGGCTGCAGATGTTTATAATGTGTTCCCATGGGTGTACTACGTACGGTTTGATTAGGGGGACTCTGGGTTTGGTTTGTTCGTTCCTTTTCTTGCCCTTGATCGGCTTTGCGACGGTGACGTTGCCTGTGTTCGCGTTCTTGCAGTACATAACGTTGTCGAGAGTGTTCTACACGATGACTGTTGTCGTAGGGTTTGGTCTAAGTTTGGCTGTGACGTGTTTTCTGGCGAAATCTGAAGCTACAAAGAAATTTGTCACGCCTTTTCAG CTCGTAATCGGCCTAATAACCTTAATTTACTTTGGCAACCAATTCGTAACCAACATTCAAGACGACGGTCTCCCCACAGGCCTCATAGAACTAATAGGAGACGAGAAGTCCAGCTTTCGAAATCTCCTCAAAAATGAATTCATAACTGACTACGACGACAGCACATACCACATAAGTTGGGAGGATTATTACAACCAATGCAACTCTCCATCTTGGACGGATTATAACGCGGCGACTACGCAAATCAAATGTTCAGTGTTAGAAGGCGCCAACGTAAATTGGGAGGGTTATGTTAAAGAGGTGAAATTGACGAGTGTGGTGAATCGATGGAACGCCTTCGCGTCATGGTTGCCTAGTATTTTGacggaatattttaaatgttattatggAGAGGAGTATGCGGCGTGGTGCGGCATTGGCAATCAGTTTTCTCTAAAGGAGTGCGAGTTTATTATGAATTCTGCGAGGCACACGGGCAAGATCTGTCATTTGAACAATATGGATGA ATACACCTATGAAGTGAAACTTCTAATGGATACGAGCACTGGCCTCCTATCGCGTCACGCAGAAATATCAGTCATATTCGACCATTACTTTTCAAACTTCACGCGCCAACTGCGAGCCAAAGACAAAATCCGTTTCAAAGGCGTTCTAATCAACGAACCAGGGACATACAACATCGGTGCCCAGGACTTCAAAATCCAAGGCCACGAGATACATTGCGTAGAATGCAAGAACAACAGGGGTACTATCAGTTCAAATGCACCAGTGACCTCCAAATTCTCAGAGCTCTTCAAAACGATCGTCAACGACTGTGTTGTGTccacgaaatatattttgaatttcttGTTGAATCCAGTGattgtgtttaaataa
- the wfs1 gene encoding wolframin isoform X2, whose product MRSAKFDILLIVLDGPQGSLRRLRNQLAEDGCAESQVVLAKQLLEEKCELEADKISNFKQALEWLICATEQAHPEARRMLRRCIRSGVISEDSAAIVRAKSCLAASRQETVARKAARDLFASLSNGEQYITTAQLERRIREICSTTLRKRPDDDSPDEEPEPRALHDEQALEPSLKAGDIPHTNGTIRTAVTDEECPERCPTNEEIRNLTVDNLVTAAVDYCQGELPLVSYELTLTDPGLKCLDHIPLLHQAFLHPVVFLQVLYLKLLYYFANFSFRLSNIELSLLLIAYLSVNTDSLYHLVPLVLYYVSFVAMVICTFKMLHAKKQFIDFRKWSGLFLRYSDGNLQPDESENLFVRNNLSPFIQFFMALFINLFLYPFIATQWVPFSEFCVLSFFFMFLTLFSFGTDSESYPDILALLSFGINVLAKYPYEKDTVVHQGWRFLDLYISNYPSYILGNSIEFCLNSRVFFSLIIPMILVGMARRRNWQGFFKYALPHCVTLSWLQMFIMCSHGCTTYGLIRGTLGLVCSFLFLPLIGFATVTLPVFAFLQYITLSRVFYTMTVVVGFGLSLAVTCFLAKSEATKKFVTPFQLVIGLITLIYFGNQFVTNIQDDGLPTGLIELIGDEKSSFRNLLKNEFITDYDDSTYHISWEDYYNQCNSPSWTDYNAATTQIKCSVLEGANVNWEGYVKEVKLTSVVNRWNAFASWLPSILTEYFKCYYGEEYAAWCGIGNQFSLKECEFIMNSARHTGKICHLNNMDEYTYEVKLLMDTSTGLLSRHAEISVIFDHYFSNFTRQLRAKDKIRFKGVLINEPGTYNIGAQDFKIQGHEIHCVECKNNRGTISSNAPVTSKFSELFKTIVNDCVVSTKYILNFLLNPVIVFK is encoded by the exons ATGAGAAGTGCAAAGTTTGACATACTATTGATTgtactag ATGGACCACAAGGGTCTCTCCGGAGGCTTCGTAACCAACTTGCGGAGGATGGCTGTGCTGAATCTCAGGTTGTCTTGGCCAAACAGCTCTTGGAAGAAAAATGTG aattagaagcagataaaatatctaattttaagCAAGCATTGGAGTGGTTGATATGTGCCACTGAGCAGGCTCACCCTGAAGCTAGGAGGATGTTGAGAAG GTGTATCCGGAGCGGTGTTATATCTGAGGATAGCGCAGCGATCGTGCGCGCCAAGTCGTGCCTCGCCGCCAGCCGGCAGGAGACCGTCGCCAGGAAAGCTGCCAGGGACCTGTTTGCTAG TTTATCAAACGGTGAGCAGTACATAACGACGGCGCAGTTGGAGCGGCGCATCAGGGAGATATGTAGCACCACGCTCAGGAAACGGCCAGACGACGACTCCCCTGATGAGGAACCGG AACCTCGCGCACTACATGATGAGCAAGCATTGGAGCCGTCACTGAAGGCGGGAGACATTCCTCACACAAACGGCACAATTCGAACTGCTGTCACAGATGAAG aatgcCCAGAAAGGTGTCCAACAAACGAGGAAATCCGGAACCTAACAGTAGACAATCTAGTCACAGCCGCAGTAGACTACTGCCAGGGGGAACTACCCCTGGTCTCCTACGAACTCACCCTCACAGACCCCGGGCTAAAATGTCTCGACCACATCCCCCTACTTCACCAGGCATTCCTTCACCCTGTAGTTTTCTTACAAGTCTTATACCTAAAACTCCTATATTACTTCGCGAATTTCTCATTCAGATTGTCCAACATCGAACTTTCCTTACTCCTCATAGCGTACCTTTCAGTCAACACTGACAGTCTATACCACTTAGTACCTTTAGTGCTGTACTATGTCAGTTTCGTGGCGATGGTTATTTGTACGTTCAAAATGCTGCACGCGAAAAAACAGTTCATTGACTTCAGGAAATGGTCCGGACTCTTTTTGAGGTATAGTGATGGGAACTTGCAACCGGACGAATCGGAAAATCTCTTTGTCAGAAACAACTTGAGTCCGTTTATTCAGTTCTTTATGGCGTTGTTCATTAATCTGTTCCTTTACCCTTTCATTGCTACGCAGTGGGTGCCATTTTCGGAATTCTGTGTCCTGTCCTTCTTTTTTATGTTCCTGACATTATTCTCTTTTGGCACTGACAGCGAATCGTATCCCGACATACTAGCGTTGCTGTCCTTTGGTATAAATGTGTTGGCGAAATATCCGTACGAGAAAGACACTGTTGTGCACCAAGGCTGGAGATTCCTCGACTTGTATATATCGAATTATCCTTCTTACATATTAGGGAATAGCATCGAGTTTTGCTTGAACTCTCGCGTGTTTTTCTCATTAATAATTCCTATGATCCTGGTAGGGATGGCGCGTCGGAGAAATTGGCAGGGCTTCTTTAAATATGCATTACCGCATTGTGTAACGTTAAGTTGGCTGCAGATGTTTATAATGTGTTCCCATGGGTGTACTACGTACGGTTTGATTAGGGGGACTCTGGGTTTGGTTTGTTCGTTCCTTTTCTTGCCCTTGATCGGCTTTGCGACGGTGACGTTGCCTGTGTTCGCGTTCTTGCAGTACATAACGTTGTCGAGAGTGTTCTACACGATGACTGTTGTCGTAGGGTTTGGTCTAAGTTTGGCTGTGACGTGTTTTCTGGCGAAATCTGAAGCTACAAAGAAATTTGTCACGCCTTTTCAG CTCGTAATCGGCCTAATAACCTTAATTTACTTTGGCAACCAATTCGTAACCAACATTCAAGACGACGGTCTCCCCACAGGCCTCATAGAACTAATAGGAGACGAGAAGTCCAGCTTTCGAAATCTCCTCAAAAATGAATTCATAACTGACTACGACGACAGCACATACCACATAAGTTGGGAGGATTATTACAACCAATGCAACTCTCCATCTTGGACGGATTATAACGCGGCGACTACGCAAATCAAATGTTCAGTGTTAGAAGGCGCCAACGTAAATTGGGAGGGTTATGTTAAAGAGGTGAAATTGACGAGTGTGGTGAATCGATGGAACGCCTTCGCGTCATGGTTGCCTAGTATTTTGacggaatattttaaatgttattatggAGAGGAGTATGCGGCGTGGTGCGGCATTGGCAATCAGTTTTCTCTAAAGGAGTGCGAGTTTATTATGAATTCTGCGAGGCACACGGGCAAGATCTGTCATTTGAACAATATGGATGA ATACACCTATGAAGTGAAACTTCTAATGGATACGAGCACTGGCCTCCTATCGCGTCACGCAGAAATATCAGTCATATTCGACCATTACTTTTCAAACTTCACGCGCCAACTGCGAGCCAAAGACAAAATCCGTTTCAAAGGCGTTCTAATCAACGAACCAGGGACATACAACATCGGTGCCCAGGACTTCAAAATCCAAGGCCACGAGATACATTGCGTAGAATGCAAGAACAACAGGGGTACTATCAGTTCAAATGCACCAGTGACCTCCAAATTCTCAGAGCTCTTCAAAACGATCGTCAACGACTGTGTTGTGTccacgaaatatattttgaatttcttGTTGAATCCAGTGattgtgtttaaataa
- the wfs1 gene encoding wolframin isoform X1, protein MRSAKFDILLIVLDGPQGSLRRLRNQLAEDGCAESQVVLAKQLLEEKCELEADKISNFKQALEWLICATEQAHPEARRMLRRCIRSGVISEDSAAIVRAKSCLAASRQETVARKAARDLFASLSNGEQYITTAQLERRIREICSTTLRKRPDDDSPDEEPEEPRALHDEQALEPSLKAGDIPHTNGTIRTAVTDEECPERCPTNEEIRNLTVDNLVTAAVDYCQGELPLVSYELTLTDPGLKCLDHIPLLHQAFLHPVVFLQVLYLKLLYYFANFSFRLSNIELSLLLIAYLSVNTDSLYHLVPLVLYYVSFVAMVICTFKMLHAKKQFIDFRKWSGLFLRYSDGNLQPDESENLFVRNNLSPFIQFFMALFINLFLYPFIATQWVPFSEFCVLSFFFMFLTLFSFGTDSESYPDILALLSFGINVLAKYPYEKDTVVHQGWRFLDLYISNYPSYILGNSIEFCLNSRVFFSLIIPMILVGMARRRNWQGFFKYALPHCVTLSWLQMFIMCSHGCTTYGLIRGTLGLVCSFLFLPLIGFATVTLPVFAFLQYITLSRVFYTMTVVVGFGLSLAVTCFLAKSEATKKFVTPFQLVIGLITLIYFGNQFVTNIQDDGLPTGLIELIGDEKSSFRNLLKNEFITDYDDSTYHISWEDYYNQCNSPSWTDYNAATTQIKCSVLEGANVNWEGYVKEVKLTSVVNRWNAFASWLPSILTEYFKCYYGEEYAAWCGIGNQFSLKECEFIMNSARHTGKICHLNNMDEYTYEVKLLMDTSTGLLSRHAEISVIFDHYFSNFTRQLRAKDKIRFKGVLINEPGTYNIGAQDFKIQGHEIHCVECKNNRGTISSNAPVTSKFSELFKTIVNDCVVSTKYILNFLLNPVIVFK, encoded by the exons ATGAGAAGTGCAAAGTTTGACATACTATTGATTgtactag ATGGACCACAAGGGTCTCTCCGGAGGCTTCGTAACCAACTTGCGGAGGATGGCTGTGCTGAATCTCAGGTTGTCTTGGCCAAACAGCTCTTGGAAGAAAAATGTG aattagaagcagataaaatatctaattttaagCAAGCATTGGAGTGGTTGATATGTGCCACTGAGCAGGCTCACCCTGAAGCTAGGAGGATGTTGAGAAG GTGTATCCGGAGCGGTGTTATATCTGAGGATAGCGCAGCGATCGTGCGCGCCAAGTCGTGCCTCGCCGCCAGCCGGCAGGAGACCGTCGCCAGGAAAGCTGCCAGGGACCTGTTTGCTAG TTTATCAAACGGTGAGCAGTACATAACGACGGCGCAGTTGGAGCGGCGCATCAGGGAGATATGTAGCACCACGCTCAGGAAACGGCCAGACGACGACTCCCCTGATGAGGAACCGG AAGAACCTCGCGCACTACATGATGAGCAAGCATTGGAGCCGTCACTGAAGGCGGGAGACATTCCTCACACAAACGGCACAATTCGAACTGCTGTCACAGATGAAG aatgcCCAGAAAGGTGTCCAACAAACGAGGAAATCCGGAACCTAACAGTAGACAATCTAGTCACAGCCGCAGTAGACTACTGCCAGGGGGAACTACCCCTGGTCTCCTACGAACTCACCCTCACAGACCCCGGGCTAAAATGTCTCGACCACATCCCCCTACTTCACCAGGCATTCCTTCACCCTGTAGTTTTCTTACAAGTCTTATACCTAAAACTCCTATATTACTTCGCGAATTTCTCATTCAGATTGTCCAACATCGAACTTTCCTTACTCCTCATAGCGTACCTTTCAGTCAACACTGACAGTCTATACCACTTAGTACCTTTAGTGCTGTACTATGTCAGTTTCGTGGCGATGGTTATTTGTACGTTCAAAATGCTGCACGCGAAAAAACAGTTCATTGACTTCAGGAAATGGTCCGGACTCTTTTTGAGGTATAGTGATGGGAACTTGCAACCGGACGAATCGGAAAATCTCTTTGTCAGAAACAACTTGAGTCCGTTTATTCAGTTCTTTATGGCGTTGTTCATTAATCTGTTCCTTTACCCTTTCATTGCTACGCAGTGGGTGCCATTTTCGGAATTCTGTGTCCTGTCCTTCTTTTTTATGTTCCTGACATTATTCTCTTTTGGCACTGACAGCGAATCGTATCCCGACATACTAGCGTTGCTGTCCTTTGGTATAAATGTGTTGGCGAAATATCCGTACGAGAAAGACACTGTTGTGCACCAAGGCTGGAGATTCCTCGACTTGTATATATCGAATTATCCTTCTTACATATTAGGGAATAGCATCGAGTTTTGCTTGAACTCTCGCGTGTTTTTCTCATTAATAATTCCTATGATCCTGGTAGGGATGGCGCGTCGGAGAAATTGGCAGGGCTTCTTTAAATATGCATTACCGCATTGTGTAACGTTAAGTTGGCTGCAGATGTTTATAATGTGTTCCCATGGGTGTACTACGTACGGTTTGATTAGGGGGACTCTGGGTTTGGTTTGTTCGTTCCTTTTCTTGCCCTTGATCGGCTTTGCGACGGTGACGTTGCCTGTGTTCGCGTTCTTGCAGTACATAACGTTGTCGAGAGTGTTCTACACGATGACTGTTGTCGTAGGGTTTGGTCTAAGTTTGGCTGTGACGTGTTTTCTGGCGAAATCTGAAGCTACAAAGAAATTTGTCACGCCTTTTCAG CTCGTAATCGGCCTAATAACCTTAATTTACTTTGGCAACCAATTCGTAACCAACATTCAAGACGACGGTCTCCCCACAGGCCTCATAGAACTAATAGGAGACGAGAAGTCCAGCTTTCGAAATCTCCTCAAAAATGAATTCATAACTGACTACGACGACAGCACATACCACATAAGTTGGGAGGATTATTACAACCAATGCAACTCTCCATCTTGGACGGATTATAACGCGGCGACTACGCAAATCAAATGTTCAGTGTTAGAAGGCGCCAACGTAAATTGGGAGGGTTATGTTAAAGAGGTGAAATTGACGAGTGTGGTGAATCGATGGAACGCCTTCGCGTCATGGTTGCCTAGTATTTTGacggaatattttaaatgttattatggAGAGGAGTATGCGGCGTGGTGCGGCATTGGCAATCAGTTTTCTCTAAAGGAGTGCGAGTTTATTATGAATTCTGCGAGGCACACGGGCAAGATCTGTCATTTGAACAATATGGATGA ATACACCTATGAAGTGAAACTTCTAATGGATACGAGCACTGGCCTCCTATCGCGTCACGCAGAAATATCAGTCATATTCGACCATTACTTTTCAAACTTCACGCGCCAACTGCGAGCCAAAGACAAAATCCGTTTCAAAGGCGTTCTAATCAACGAACCAGGGACATACAACATCGGTGCCCAGGACTTCAAAATCCAAGGCCACGAGATACATTGCGTAGAATGCAAGAACAACAGGGGTACTATCAGTTCAAATGCACCAGTGACCTCCAAATTCTCAGAGCTCTTCAAAACGATCGTCAACGACTGTGTTGTGTccacgaaatatattttgaatttcttGTTGAATCCAGTGattgtgtttaaataa